A region of Dermabacter vaginalis DNA encodes the following proteins:
- a CDS encoding FeoA family protein codes for MSVAYTEMDALAEELTSRALVCTLDCPFASTIALNELPKGVTAVIAAYREANSVLCRRLFDLGFHPGLEVELVRKAPMRDPLVFRVADCEIVLRKRDAARILVHVGDEHPNNSVEKKAA; via the coding sequence ATGTCAGTTGCCTACACCGAGATGGACGCGCTCGCCGAGGAGCTCACCTCCCGCGCGCTCGTGTGCACTCTCGATTGCCCGTTCGCTTCGACCATTGCACTCAATGAGCTGCCGAAGGGGGTCACCGCGGTGATCGCCGCCTATCGCGAGGCGAACTCGGTGCTATGTCGGCGTCTCTTTGACCTGGGCTTCCACCCCGGCCTTGAGGTGGAACTCGTGCGCAAGGCACCCATGCGTGACCCCCTCGTGTTCCGCGTTGCCGACTGTGAAATCGTGCTGCGCAAGCGTGACGCGGCACGCATCCTCGTGCACGTTGGGGATGAGCACCCCAACAACTCGGTCGAGAAGAAGGCAGCATGA
- a CDS encoding DUF6541 family protein, translating into MLLLIVVIAFTLVLAYLPGYICMRILCGSSLLATAFAPAISMAIAGLAAIGASFVGLRWSLVPYGLACAALIAACGAARALGITLPPTRLRASLLALPSKRQAVAWAAALLAALAVCLVPLFVVARTPGAILERYDALYHLNALAFIRDRGDGSSLSMNALTRTDLSAASYPAGFHDLASLVPIANIPIVLNGSVLALAVVPWVVGNALLAAVVFPRVRWAGPTAAIGAALVPASPVDLWIHLSPIPNLIGFAILPGLLAAAYALWLTLEDAVQPQAPRGILSARASSSSHAPSGWRKAAAWVKPLVCMGGVAFLALVGLALLHPNTAVTLLLLLGVLSAVRILRAPKQRRVLWAIPVLALAPVFAVAFTPIGARATGFSGGLQVPMSTAFGEVFLGLLTVWPMPLGVVMALLWLPGLVVSLVRGERWLAACWVAVAVLYFDAAVDSPLNLSALYFRGQDRISIALAMLSIALMIPGIEVIAAWLRKALGARPRGRFTLVQGTALVLAVVAALSSIPFRHADAAKNLQPDYPGRGRFLQVGEREDFAAALPGMNADRSILASPYSGAAHMYALEGAKVYFPVAGMALSKKDRAVIDAVPRAYADPDACALLEEAGIGYVYQERDLYQYDPSFNPLGTVVLPAPGPTVFETEHSRLVEIDCG; encoded by the coding sequence ATGCTGTTGCTTATTGTCGTCATCGCCTTCACCCTGGTGCTCGCGTACCTGCCCGGCTACATCTGCATGAGGATCCTGTGTGGCTCCTCCCTCCTCGCCACGGCGTTCGCCCCCGCCATCAGTATGGCGATTGCGGGCCTTGCAGCGATCGGCGCGAGCTTCGTGGGGCTGCGATGGAGCCTCGTGCCGTATGGTTTGGCCTGCGCGGCCCTGATCGCGGCGTGCGGTGCGGCGCGCGCCCTTGGGATCACGCTACCGCCCACGCGACTGCGCGCCTCCCTTCTCGCGCTCCCGTCGAAACGGCAGGCTGTGGCGTGGGCTGCCGCGCTGCTTGCTGCGCTCGCGGTCTGCCTTGTGCCACTTTTTGTCGTCGCGCGCACCCCAGGGGCGATTCTTGAACGTTACGACGCGCTCTATCACCTCAATGCCCTCGCGTTCATTCGCGATCGTGGCGACGGCTCGAGCCTCAGCATGAATGCGCTTACGCGCACCGACCTTTCGGCGGCCTCGTATCCGGCTGGCTTCCACGATCTTGCCTCGCTCGTCCCGATCGCCAATATCCCTATCGTTCTGAACGGCTCGGTGCTCGCGCTCGCGGTTGTGCCGTGGGTCGTTGGCAATGCCCTCCTTGCGGCGGTGGTTTTTCCGCGCGTGCGGTGGGCGGGTCCGACGGCAGCCATCGGCGCAGCGCTCGTTCCAGCGAGCCCCGTGGACCTGTGGATCCACCTTTCGCCGATCCCCAACCTCATTGGTTTCGCGATCCTCCCGGGGCTGCTCGCTGCTGCCTACGCCCTGTGGCTCACCCTCGAAGATGCTGTCCAGCCACAAGCCCCACGTGGAATTCTGAGTGCGCGAGCCTCGAGCTCTTCGCACGCTCCTTCCGGTTGGCGTAAAGCTGCGGCGTGGGTGAAGCCGCTCGTGTGCATGGGTGGCGTCGCCTTCCTCGCACTCGTGGGCCTCGCACTTTTGCACCCGAACACCGCGGTCACACTGCTTCTGCTTCTCGGTGTGCTGAGCGCCGTACGGATTCTGCGCGCGCCAAAGCAACGGAGGGTGCTGTGGGCGATTCCGGTGCTTGCGCTTGCCCCCGTCTTCGCGGTGGCCTTCACGCCGATCGGCGCGCGTGCGACTGGCTTTTCCGGTGGTTTGCAGGTGCCGATGAGCACGGCATTCGGCGAGGTGTTCCTCGGTCTCCTTACGGTGTGGCCCATGCCGCTCGGGGTCGTCATGGCGCTCCTGTGGCTGCCGGGGCTTGTTGTGAGCCTTGTACGCGGCGAACGTTGGCTCGCCGCCTGCTGGGTCGCCGTGGCGGTCCTGTACTTCGATGCTGCCGTTGATTCGCCGCTGAATCTTTCGGCCCTCTACTTCCGCGGCCAAGATCGAATTTCAATCGCACTCGCGATGCTCTCGATCGCCCTCATGATTCCTGGAATCGAGGTGATTGCTGCGTGGCTGCGCAAGGCACTGGGCGCGCGACCCCGCGGGCGTTTCACGCTCGTGCAAGGGACGGCGCTCGTGCTTGCCGTCGTGGCAGCGCTCAGTTCGATTCCCTTCCGCCATGCCGACGCGGCAAAGAACCTCCAACCCGACTACCCGGGCCGCGGGAGGTTCTTGCAGGTGGGGGAGCGCGAAGACTTTGCCGCGGCCTTGCCCGGGATGAACGCCGACCGTTCTATTCTCGCGAGTCCCTACTCGGGTGCCGCCCACATGTATGCGTTAGAGGGCGCCAAGGTGTATTTCCCTGTGGCAGGGATGGCGCTTTCGAAAAAGGACCGCGCCGTGATCGATGCGGTGCCGCGCGCGTACGCCGACCCCGACGCATGTGCCCTCCTCGAGGAAGCGGGCATCGGGTACGTCTACCAGGAACGGGATCTCTACCAGTACGACCCGTCGTTCAATCCTCTCGGCACCGTCGTACTTCCCGCTCCGGGTCCAACGGTCTTCGAAACCGAGCATTCCCGGCTCGTGGAGATCGATTGCGGTTGA
- a CDS encoding PhoX family protein: protein MVLHLPLLMKDHVRGKRSAVTCALKCDNQCAKPACNTSNNSYIGDIVSAAISRRSLLGGAAASALVIAAGGTQGMGQAAFAADPSAPNPTIGSAPEAPNGSKLRFTPIAPVNKDVDEFNVPEGYRWAPVIKWGDPLFDDSPEFDWNNQSVEAQIKQFGYNNDYTEIQEIPGSDGLRAVMFVNHEYTNANIMFPEDMPKHDQVAITMAAQGLTVVELERKDRKSPYTYVKGGKLNRRFLPDTEYELTGPAAGSEFVITKEDPEGRTILGTFANCSGGLTPWGTLLSGEENFHGYFRANENIQSNARLGIDSKESVYGFEGNDPRFNATEDGYENEVNRFGYVIEIDPWDPTSTPKKHSALGRFKHEGANVIIAENGHAVVYSGDDERFEYMYKFVSKKKYVEGDRAHNMKLLTEGDLYVARFTGNSPAAEIDGSGKTPADGQFDGTGEWLPLILDGKSQVEGMTVEEIAVNTRTAADKVGPTKMDRPEDVEPSHHSRKVYAALTNNSKRESNQVDEANPRAKNRDGQVLELDELGDQTSTEFAWNLLLVAGDPNGGDQTFYGNVDPKSVSPISCPDNLAFDSVGNLWISTDGAPSGIGYNDGLFRVTLEGDMRGNVEQFLSVPREAETCGPIVRDEDYSAFVSVQHPGEDGKFSEQHSFFPEYNKTGPRPTVVQVLPIWDEAEKPKPKPEPKPEPKPEPKPEEPKPKPEPKPEEPKPEEPSAQPAPGKDPSDAAVPVAPAPKKPEKKKPVKKVKKDAENNRGPLPRTGFEAAPVAAGAAALLAAGGMMAAKSAKDAGPATEAEGDGQADA from the coding sequence ATGGTGCTCCACCTCCCGCTCCTCATGAAGGATCACGTTCGCGGCAAGCGTTCCGCAGTGACCTGTGCACTCAAGTGCGACAACCAGTGCGCGAAGCCCGCATGCAATACGAGCAACAACTCCTACATCGGTGACATCGTCTCCGCTGCGATCAGCCGCCGCTCGCTCCTCGGCGGTGCTGCCGCAAGCGCCCTCGTGATCGCCGCCGGCGGTACGCAGGGCATGGGTCAGGCCGCCTTCGCTGCCGACCCGAGCGCCCCGAACCCCACGATCGGCTCGGCGCCCGAAGCGCCGAACGGCTCGAAGCTCCGCTTCACCCCGATCGCCCCCGTCAACAAGGATGTCGACGAGTTCAACGTGCCCGAGGGCTACCGCTGGGCACCCGTCATCAAGTGGGGCGACCCCCTCTTTGACGACTCGCCCGAGTTTGACTGGAACAATCAGTCGGTTGAGGCGCAGATAAAGCAGTTCGGGTACAACAACGACTACACGGAGATCCAGGAGATCCCCGGCTCGGATGGCCTGCGCGCCGTCATGTTCGTGAACCACGAGTACACGAACGCGAACATCATGTTCCCGGAGGACATGCCGAAACACGACCAGGTCGCCATTACCATGGCGGCTCAGGGCCTCACCGTCGTGGAGCTCGAGCGCAAGGACCGCAAGTCGCCCTACACCTACGTCAAGGGTGGAAAACTCAACCGCCGCTTCCTCCCCGACACGGAGTATGAACTCACCGGCCCCGCCGCGGGCTCCGAATTCGTGATAACGAAGGAGGACCCCGAGGGCCGCACGATCCTCGGCACCTTCGCGAACTGCTCGGGTGGCCTTACCCCGTGGGGCACGCTCCTTTCGGGCGAAGAAAACTTCCACGGCTACTTCCGTGCCAATGAGAACATTCAGTCGAACGCCCGCCTCGGCATCGACTCGAAAGAGTCGGTGTATGGCTTCGAAGGGAATGACCCTCGCTTCAACGCGACTGAAGACGGCTACGAGAACGAGGTCAACCGCTTCGGTTACGTCATCGAGATCGACCCGTGGGACCCCACCTCGACCCCGAAGAAGCACTCGGCACTCGGCCGCTTCAAGCACGAGGGTGCGAACGTCATCATCGCCGAGAACGGTCACGCGGTCGTGTACTCCGGTGACGACGAGCGCTTCGAATACATGTACAAGTTCGTGTCGAAGAAGAAGTACGTCGAGGGCGATCGTGCCCACAACATGAAACTCCTCACCGAGGGTGACCTTTACGTCGCGCGCTTCACGGGGAACTCGCCAGCTGCAGAAATTGACGGCAGCGGCAAGACTCCTGCCGACGGACAGTTCGATGGCACCGGCGAGTGGCTCCCGCTGATCCTCGACGGCAAGTCGCAGGTTGAGGGCATGACTGTCGAAGAGATCGCGGTCAACACCCGCACCGCTGCCGACAAGGTGGGGCCCACCAAGATGGACCGCCCCGAGGACGTCGAGCCCTCGCACCACTCGCGCAAGGTGTACGCGGCCCTCACGAACAACTCGAAGCGCGAGAGCAACCAGGTTGATGAAGCGAACCCGCGCGCGAAGAACCGCGACGGTCAGGTGCTCGAGCTCGACGAGCTCGGCGACCAGACGAGCACCGAGTTCGCGTGGAACCTTCTCCTCGTGGCGGGCGACCCCAACGGTGGCGACCAGACCTTCTACGGCAATGTTGACCCGAAGTCGGTCTCGCCGATCTCTTGCCCGGACAACCTCGCGTTCGACTCGGTGGGCAACCTCTGGATTTCGACCGACGGCGCCCCGAGTGGGATCGGCTACAACGACGGTCTGTTCCGTGTGACCCTCGAGGGAGACATGCGCGGCAACGTCGAGCAGTTCCTCTCTGTGCCTCGCGAGGCAGAGACGTGTGGCCCGATCGTTCGCGACGAGGACTACTCGGCATTCGTGTCGGTTCAGCACCCGGGTGAAGACGGCAAGTTCAGCGAGCAGCACTCCTTCTTCCCGGAGTACAACAAGACCGGCCCGCGCCCGACGGTCGTGCAGGTTCTGCCGATTTGGGATGAGGCTGAGAAGCCGAAGCCGAAGCCGGAGCCGAAGCCGGAGCCGAAGCCGGAGCCGAAGCCTGAGGAGCCCAAGCCCAAGCCCGAGCCGAAGCCGGAAGAACCGAAGCCTGAGGAGCCGTCGGCACAGCCTGCGCCCGGCAAGGATCCGAGCGACGCGGCCGTTCCGGTGGCGCCCGCTCCCAAGAAGCCGGAGAAGAAGAAGCCGGTCAAGAAGGTTAAGAAGGATGCAGAAAACAACCGTGGCCCGCTTCCGCGCACCGGTTTCGAGGCCGCTCCGGTTGCCGCAGGCGCCGCAGCTTTGCTCGCAGCCGGCGGCATGATGGCGGCGAAGTCCGCCAAGGACGCGGGGCCTGCAACCGAGGCTGAAGGTGACGGCCAGGCCGACGCCTGA
- a CDS encoding NifU family protein, which yields MSHGSDGSPASVGPDALPTELERSVPGLGHAAPVPASVTGAERALRWSVQGASLPLGWEPIAEALPQLERIVAEPHGLWVWLRAGYSWHNEAEAVREGLALMLDEAAPHLAEFEAQIGVDRRVEAVRLAATDVIDGDLAPYIASHGGNVHIVDVEWGEAGPVVSVEFAGACKGCELSEVTLHLRIEKALAKRIPALAEVRDATPRTAPRLFQGLFRRPPVFSS from the coding sequence GTGAGCCACGGGTCCGACGGTTCCCCGGCAAGCGTCGGACCCGACGCCTTGCCCACCGAACTCGAGCGATCCGTGCCAGGTCTTGGCCATGCCGCCCCTGTTCCGGCGAGCGTGACCGGGGCGGAGCGAGCGCTTAGGTGGAGCGTGCAGGGGGCGTCGTTGCCGCTTGGCTGGGAGCCGATTGCCGAGGCGCTGCCGCAGCTCGAGCGAATCGTGGCGGAGCCTCACGGGCTCTGGGTGTGGCTGCGCGCGGGATATTCCTGGCACAACGAGGCCGAGGCTGTTCGCGAGGGACTTGCGCTCATGCTTGACGAGGCGGCGCCCCACCTCGCGGAGTTCGAGGCGCAAATCGGGGTGGACAGGCGCGTCGAGGCCGTGCGCCTTGCCGCGACAGATGTGATTGACGGTGACCTCGCGCCCTACATCGCCTCGCACGGCGGAAACGTGCACATCGTTGACGTCGAGTGGGGCGAAGCCGGGCCGGTGGTGAGCGTCGAGTTCGCAGGGGCGTGCAAGGGCTGCGAACTGTCCGAAGTGACGCTCCACCTGCGCATTGAGAAGGCGCTCGCGAAGCGCATCCCCGCGCTTGCTGAGGTGCGTGATGCGACCCCGCGCACGGCGCCGCGGCTCTTCCAGGGGCTTTTTCGCCGCCCGCCTGTGTTTTCTTCGTGA
- the feoB gene encoding ferrous iron transporter B: MTCHDAAPEAPRDTGARRFALVGNPNAGKSTVFNALTGMRAKVANYPGVTVSRFVGSVEVRDVSGARIDAQVEDLPGTYSLDPISPDEQVVLESLSDESRADALIAVLDATSMRRSLGLIAQLQRTGLPILVTLTHADEFLERGGSVDVAALSKALGHRVLVVTAGNHRELDALKAQLASEEDWPSPAVPAPTNPKGSAAWIESVLEAAHYRAPGTHARTRKLDAVLLHPVWGSLVFFAAMFALFQLIFTVAAPIQGWIEEGFALLGDVARENIALDWLAGLVADGLIGGVGGVLTFVPQIFLLFFALAILEASGYMSRAAFLMDRVMAGAGLEGRAFVAMLSSLACAIPGIMATRSLPSAKDRLATMLTIPLMTCSARLPVYTMLIAMLIPADARLGGVIGAQGAALFGLYVLGACSAMGSAWVFSKIFGRGRANLPFYMEMPTYRIPTVRELVTNTWIPVKGFLTKVGRIILLLTLVLWALLNLPAVGDAELAAAGIDQSDSAAVATYQLEHSYGAGLGKAVQPVFEPLGFDWRVSVGVVASLGAREVFVSTLGQIASASDPENPGDTLSSLTWGPGPHEGQLLFTPGTIAALLVFFVFALQCTSTIAALRRESGSWTWPALAFFYMFALAWVGAFIAKLAVGALA; the protein is encoded by the coding sequence ATGACCTGCCACGATGCGGCGCCGGAAGCGCCGCGCGATACCGGTGCGCGCCGTTTTGCGCTCGTGGGCAACCCGAACGCCGGTAAATCCACGGTGTTCAACGCCCTCACGGGCATGCGGGCGAAGGTCGCGAACTACCCGGGCGTCACGGTCAGCAGGTTCGTGGGTAGCGTTGAAGTGCGGGACGTCTCCGGCGCGAGAATCGATGCCCAGGTGGAGGATCTCCCGGGCACCTACTCTCTTGACCCCATTAGCCCCGATGAGCAGGTTGTTCTCGAATCTCTCAGCGATGAAAGCCGCGCGGATGCGCTCATCGCCGTGCTCGATGCCACGAGTATGCGTCGTTCGCTCGGGCTCATCGCGCAGCTTCAGCGCACGGGTCTGCCGATCCTCGTGACGCTCACCCACGCCGATGAATTCCTTGAGCGCGGCGGCAGCGTGGACGTCGCGGCACTGTCGAAGGCGCTTGGCCACCGCGTTCTCGTCGTGACGGCCGGAAACCACCGAGAGCTTGACGCGCTGAAAGCCCAGCTGGCGTCGGAAGAGGACTGGCCGAGCCCCGCCGTACCCGCGCCCACCAACCCGAAGGGCTCCGCCGCGTGGATCGAGTCGGTGCTCGAGGCCGCCCACTATCGCGCGCCCGGCACCCACGCCCGCACCCGCAAGCTCGATGCGGTGCTGCTGCATCCCGTGTGGGGCAGCCTCGTGTTCTTTGCAGCGATGTTTGCGCTGTTCCAACTTATTTTTACGGTCGCTGCGCCCATTCAGGGCTGGATCGAAGAGGGCTTTGCGCTCCTCGGAGATGTCGCGCGCGAAAATATCGCTCTTGACTGGCTCGCCGGTCTCGTGGCCGATGGCTTGATCGGTGGCGTGGGCGGCGTTCTCACGTTCGTTCCCCAGATTTTCCTGCTGTTCTTCGCGCTTGCCATCCTCGAGGCGTCCGGCTACATGTCGCGGGCGGCGTTCCTCATGGATCGGGTCATGGCGGGCGCGGGCCTCGAGGGCCGGGCGTTCGTCGCGATGCTCTCGAGCCTCGCGTGTGCGATTCCTGGCATCATGGCCACGCGTTCGCTTCCCTCGGCGAAGGATCGGCTCGCGACGATGCTTACGATCCCGCTCATGACGTGCTCGGCACGCCTTCCCGTGTACACGATGTTGATTGCGATGCTGATCCCGGCCGATGCCCGCCTCGGCGGAGTGATCGGTGCGCAGGGCGCGGCGCTCTTTGGGTTGTACGTGCTTGGGGCATGCTCCGCGATGGGCTCGGCGTGGGTGTTCTCGAAGATTTTCGGGCGCGGTCGGGCAAACCTCCCCTTCTACATGGAGATGCCCACCTACCGCATCCCAACGGTGCGCGAGCTCGTGACGAACACGTGGATTCCCGTGAAGGGCTTTCTCACGAAGGTGGGACGCATCATCCTCCTGCTCACACTCGTGCTGTGGGCGCTGCTCAACCTCCCTGCCGTGGGCGATGCGGAGCTCGCGGCCGCGGGCATCGACCAGTCCGATTCGGCGGCCGTCGCGACCTACCAGCTTGAGCATTCCTACGGCGCGGGCCTCGGCAAGGCCGTCCAGCCCGTGTTCGAGCCCCTCGGTTTCGATTGGCGCGTGAGCGTCGGTGTCGTTGCCTCGCTCGGCGCGCGCGAAGTGTTCGTCTCGACGCTCGGGCAGATCGCGAGTGCGTCCGATCCAGAAAACCCCGGCGATACTCTCTCCTCTCTCACGTGGGGCCCCGGACCGCACGAAGGCCAGCTCCTCTTCACGCCAGGCACGATAGCCGCGCTCCTCGTGTTCTTCGTGTTCGCGCTGCAGTGCACTAGTACCATCGCGGCGCTGCGTCGCGAATCCGGTTCGTGGACATGGCCTGCCCTCGCCTTCTTCTACATGTTTGCGCTCGCGTGGGTGGGAGCGTTTATCGCGAAGCTCGCGGTGGGGGCGCTCGCGTGA